The DNA segment CAGACTCAACAACCCACTAAGAAAAATCGCAGTAACACTACTTATGCAAATTCTTAAATACGCCTTAACTCTATGAAACGAAAGGGGAATACACATGCAGATTCATCCTATGTGGGCAGCCTACCCTGAATTACAATCTGAATTAATACAAACCATTGAATTAATAGATTCAAGAATTCACTTGCGAAATAAATCTATTGAACATGCTTTAGTTGATATGATGAACACAGGTGGCAAATTGGTTCGCCCAGCTTATACTTTGCTTTTTTCAACTTTTGGAGAAGATCAAGACCCTAACCGAGCACGTGCTTTTGCTGCGGCTATTGAAGTGTTGCACATGGCAACTTTAATCCATGATGATGTTATTGATGATTCACCTAAAAGGCGTGGCCAACAAACGATTCAATCAAAATACGGCAAAGATATTGCTGTTTATGCTGGCGATTATTTATTTACTGTTTCGTTTAAACTAATAACAGACTATTCTAATTCTATGAAACAAATGCAGATCAACACTAAAGGCATGGAAAAAATCTTAATGGGTGAAATTGATCAAATGCATTTAAGATACAATCAAAAAATAACGATTCGTAATTATTTGACTCAAATATCTGGTAAAACAGCTCAATTATTTGCTCTTTCTTGTTACTCAGGAGCCTTAGAGAGTGGACAAACTGAGCGATTTGCCCGAAATTGCTATTATATCGGAAGTCATATTGGAATGGCTTTTCAAATCAAGGATGATATTTTAGACTATACCCAAACCACTGATGTTTTTGGAAAACCTGTTTTAGAAGACGTAAAACAAGGAATTTATTCTGCTCCTCTTATTTATGCTATGCGTAAACAGAATGCTACTTTCAAAGAACTGCTTGAAAAAAAAGAACAGCTAACAAATGAAGAAACACAAAAAATCCAACAACTTGTCATAAATACTGGTGGTTTAGATGAAGCAAAACGTTTGGCTGGAAAGTACACCGATAAAGCCTTAAAACTAATTGGTCAGTTACCGGATAGTTCAGAAAAAGAAATAATCCGTAACTTAACCCTGTCATTATTAGAAAGAACGATTTGATTTTACCTATTGATTAGCCGTTTACTTCTCTCTAGAGTAAAAAATAAAAAGACAAGCTATCAGCAAAAAACCGATAGCTTGTCTTTTTATTTAAAATCTTACGAGAATGGTAGACTATTTGTTATGGATGTATCCAATTATTTCAGAAAGCGCTATCATTTAAATTTATTTGTACTCCTCTTTGTTATGTTAAGAACCAACTAGGATTCTAGTATTTGTTTCATTTTGCGCTTGCAACGATCTAACGCATTTTTTATTTGCAGACTATCACACTGCAAGAGCTTAGCAATCTCATCTACATCTATATTTTTTAAATAAAGAGAAAATACTTTTTGTTCTAGCTTGGACAATGTAAGGTGATAGCCTGCTAATTTTTCTTTAACTTGTAAGATATCTAGCGCGGATAGTCCTTCTTTTCCATTCATTATGTATTGAGGACTCATTCCTTTTTCTAACATACCATCTAGTGACTCAGCAATCTTTTCAATTCTTCGTTTCTTAGCCATATCTTTTCGAATCAAGCTAAAAATATGGTGTTTAAAATTTAATTTGTAGAAGTTTCCGAATGTGTGCCCTTTGTCTTTATCATACGTTTGAATTGTTTTGTGGAAAACTATTCGCGCTTCTTGCCATAAATCCTCTAACTCATAACTTTTTAGAAAGTATTCTTTCGTCAATTTTGTTACCAAGGGGTGATAACGCTCAAATAAAATTTTGAATGGATACCCATCTCCATTTTTGATCATGTGAATCAATTCTTCGTCACTCAAAAAATAAATTTTTTCATCTTCATCTGCCAAGTCTGACCCTCCTTCTAGTGGCTATATTAGTGTGTTTCAATAGATAACATAAGTTATTTCGATTGTCTACCATTCTCGAAAACTTTCAAAATAGCATATCTCTTATTCTAATATTTTGTTAAGTCATCTCGCAATTTTTCTAATCTATCTATTTGATTATGCGACCACGGCGAATTTCTTCGATAATTCTGTAAACGGTACTGTTGTGCATCTACCTCAATAGCTTTTTTAATGCGTTTAACATCACTAAAAAGTTCATTAGCCGATTTTCTTAAAGCACCTTTTTGGAAAATAATCCATTGTTCTGCAAGATCACTTGTTGCAACGGTTACTTGTGTTAATAGCGTACTTTCCTTGCCAACAATGCGTTCAATATAACTATCCGCAGTTTCTCCTTCTTTCGTGAAAATAACCGATAATTGATACTTCTTAAACGATTGTTGAATTCCAGGAACAAATTGGGCATCAAATACCACATGAATTTCTATACCAGTATATTTTTGGTAATTGGATAATTCGTGCAACAAAGAGTCTCGAGCATCTTCCAATTTATCTTGGTTCTTTAGTTTTACTAAATGCGGCCATGCCCCAATAATATTGTACCCATCAACAATTAACAACTCTTTTTTCATGATATTTGACCCCCTTCCCTTTTAGCTTTTTAGTTAGATTTTATTTCGTCCACGGTACACTTCGTACATCAATAAGCTTGCTGCTACACTAGCATTCAAACTTTGAACGTGACCAGTCATTGGTATGGTAACCATGCCGTCCATTTGTTCTTTGACTAAGCGAGAAATTCCTTTTCCTTCGTTCCCCATCACTAATCCTATAGGTAAAGTAGTCTCCCATTGACGGTAATCTTGTCCTTCCATGTCCGTTCCATACAACCATAATCCACGCTCTTTTAATTCTTTGATTGCTTGTACAAGATTCGTTACACGTGCAACCGGTACGTGTTCTATCGCTCCTGTTGAAGCTTTTGCAACTGTAGCCGTTAAACCAACAGCACGTCTTTTTGGAATAATGATCCCATGTGCTCCGATAGCATCAGCTGTTCGCATAATCGAACCTAAGTTATGCGGATCTTCAACTCCATCCAAAAGAATAAAAAATGGATCTTCATTTTTTTGAGCAGCTACTGCGAATAAATCATCAATTGTTGCGTATTGAAAAGCAGACGCTGCCACAACTACTCCTTGGTGATTCATACCATCTACTAGTTGATCCAATTTAGACTTAGGCACAAATGAGATTTGAACACTGCGTTTTTTAGCTAAATTTTGAATCTCTTCCATTTTCGATCCGCTTAAACCCTCTTGTAGAAAAATTTTATTGATGTCACGTTCTGATTTCAACACTTCAATAGCTGGTAATCTACCAGCTACTAAATCACGATCGGTCTCTTGCTCTTCTACTCTATCCTCAACTGGCTTTACTGTTTGTCTAGCTGGTTTTTTCGTAAAGGATTGTTTATTTGGTTGGTTATTACGTTTACCAAAATTTTTATTATCTCTTGTCATCTCTTGTAGCCTCCACTTTTTTTATACACCATTGAATTAATTCTTCCATACGTTCCGTTCGTTTTGCTAAATGCAAATAGCCCATTAATGATTCAAATCCAGTAGCTACACGATACGTTGTGATATCAGCATTTTTTGCTGAAGTGTAACTTTTAGAATTTCTACCTCGTTTATACATTGTAACTTCTTCTTCTGTCAAAAAGCCTTCTACCGCTAACATTTCATGCATCAAGAAACTTTGTGCTTTTGCCGAAACAAAATGTGTAGCCGTTTTGTGCAATTGACTTGGTTTCGTGAAACCCTGTCCGACTAAATAATCGCGAATGTAGGTTTCATATATAGCATCTCCTACATAAGCTAGTGCTAATCCATTTAATAATGCCCAATTTTTTTCTGCCATGTGTTTATTATCCTCTTCTCCATCTAGTACCTTGAGGGGTATCATCCAAAATAATGCCCTCTTCTTTTAACTGGTCTCTAATTTCATCACTGCGTTGGAAATTTTTCTCCGCACGAGCTGCATTTCTGTCTTCGATCAACTGCTCAATTGTTTCATCCAATAATTCTGTTGCAGCAAATGCAATACCAAAAATTTGGACTAGTTCTTGAAACTGATCCAACATAGCTTCAAGAACAACTTTAGAAACAACGGAACGTTCGCTATAAATATTCATCGCTTTAGCCATTTCATAAACCACTGTAATACCGTTGGCAGAATTAAAGTCATCATCCATCTCTTTTATGAAGTTTTCTTTGAATGATGTGAACTGATTCAATTGTTCTTGGTCATCTGTCTCTGTTTCTACTGCATCTTTCAAACGGTACATTGCATTATCATAAGCTGTTTTTATTTTTGATAAATTGGCTCTAGCTTCTTCGATAGTTGTTTCATTGTAGCTAATGGGCCTGCGGTATTGAGTTGTTGCCATAAAGAAACGAACGATCTGAGGATCTACTTGTTTAATAATATCGTGAACCAAAACAACATTCCCTATCGATTTACTCATCTTTTCATTATCCATAGTTACGAAACCATTGTGCATCCAGTAGTGAGCAAATGGGTGTCCTGTTTTAGCTTCACTTTGAGCAATCTCATTTTCATGATGTGGAAATGTTAAATCTTGTCCTCCAGCATGAATATCAATCGTGTCCCCTAAATATTTTGTAGCCATAACAGAGCATTCTATATGCCAGCCTGGACGACCAGCTCCCCAAGGTGATTCCCAACTAATTTCTTCTGCTTTAGCTGATTTCCATAAAGCAAAATCTAATGGATCTTCTTTTTTATTGTTTTCTTGAACAGTTAAACGATTACTTGCTCCAACTTCCAATTCGTCAATTGAGATGTCGCTTAGTTTACCATAATCTTTAAATTTTCTCGTACGGTAATAAACATCGCCTTCTACTTCATAAGCATACCCTTTATTGATCAGTACTGCTATAAAATCAACAATTTCGGGCATGTTTTCCATTACACGTGGGTGATGTGTGGCTTTTTCTACTCCTAACGCATGTGTATCTTCATGATAGGCTTCAATAAATTTATCAGCTACTTCTTGAGCACTTAAATCCAACTCTTTTGCTGTACGAATAATTTTATCGTCTACATCGGTAAAGTTTGAAATATACGCTACATCATATCCGCGATATTCAAGGTAACGTCTGACCGTATCAAATGCAACGGTACTGCGTGCATTTCCAATATGAATATAATTATAGACTGTTGGTCCACAAACATACATCTTTACTTTTCCTTCTTCTATTGGAACAAACTCTTCTTTTTCTCTTGTTAACGTATTATAAATTTTTAGCATAGCTACTCTCCTTTTCTACTTAAAGATAAAATTAATGAGGGATTTTTTTTCCATTTATTTTCACTACTTTAGCAGGAATACCTACTGCAGTTGAGTTAGGCGGCACCGTTTCTAAGACGACAGCTGATGCGCCTATCTTTGAATGATTGCCGATCGTTATAGGCCCTAAAACCTGCACATGTGCAGATAATAATACATTATTTCCAATTGTTGGATGCCGTTTTCCTTTGTCTTTTCCTGTTCCACCTAATGTCACCCCAT comes from the Carnobacterium sp. 17-4 genome and includes:
- a CDS encoding polyprenyl synthetase family protein, whose protein sequence is MQIHPMWAAYPELQSELIQTIELIDSRIHLRNKSIEHALVDMMNTGGKLVRPAYTLLFSTFGEDQDPNRARAFAAAIEVLHMATLIHDDVIDDSPKRRGQQTIQSKYGKDIAVYAGDYLFTVSFKLITDYSNSMKQMQINTKGMEKILMGEIDQMHLRYNQKITIRNYLTQISGKTAQLFALSCYSGALESGQTERFARNCYYIGSHIGMAFQIKDDILDYTQTTDVFGKPVLEDVKQGIYSAPLIYAMRKQNATFKELLEKKEQLTNEETQKIQQLVINTGGLDEAKRLAGKYTDKALKLIGQLPDSSEKEIIRNLTLSLLERTI
- a CDS encoding sigma-70 family RNA polymerase sigma factor; protein product: MADEDEKIYFLSDEELIHMIKNGDGYPFKILFERYHPLVTKLTKEYFLKSYELEDLWQEARIVFHKTIQTYDKDKGHTFGNFYKLNFKHHIFSLIRKDMAKKRRIEKIAESLDGMLEKGMSPQYIMNGKEGLSALDILQVKEKLAGYHLTLSKLEQKVFSLYLKNIDVDEIAKLLQCDSLQIKNALDRCKRKMKQILES
- a CDS encoding NYN domain-containing protein; this encodes MKKELLIVDGYNIIGAWPHLVKLKNQDKLEDARDSLLHELSNYQKYTGIEIHVVFDAQFVPGIQQSFKKYQLSVIFTKEGETADSYIERIVGKESTLLTQVTVATSDLAEQWIIFQKGALRKSANELFSDVKRIKKAIEVDAQQYRLQNYRRNSPWSHNQIDRLEKLRDDLTKY
- the rlmB gene encoding 23S rRNA (guanosine(2251)-2'-O)-methyltransferase RlmB, encoding MTRDNKNFGKRNNQPNKQSFTKKPARQTVKPVEDRVEEQETDRDLVAGRLPAIEVLKSERDINKIFLQEGLSGSKMEEIQNLAKKRSVQISFVPKSKLDQLVDGMNHQGVVVAASAFQYATIDDLFAVAAQKNEDPFFILLDGVEDPHNLGSIMRTADAIGAHGIIIPKRRAVGLTATVAKASTGAIEHVPVARVTNLVQAIKELKERGLWLYGTDMEGQDYRQWETTLPIGLVMGNEGKGISRLVKEQMDGMVTIPMTGHVQSLNASVAASLLMYEVYRGRNKI
- a CDS encoding Mini-ribonuclease 3, which gives rise to MAEKNWALLNGLALAYVGDAIYETYIRDYLVGQGFTKPSQLHKTATHFVSAKAQSFLMHEMLAVEGFLTEEEVTMYKRGRNSKSYTSAKNADITTYRVATGFESLMGYLHLAKRTERMEELIQWCIKKVEATRDDKR
- the cysS gene encoding cysteine--tRNA ligase produces the protein MLKIYNTLTREKEEFVPIEEGKVKMYVCGPTVYNYIHIGNARSTVAFDTVRRYLEYRGYDVAYISNFTDVDDKIIRTAKELDLSAQEVADKFIEAYHEDTHALGVEKATHHPRVMENMPEIVDFIAVLINKGYAYEVEGDVYYRTRKFKDYGKLSDISIDELEVGASNRLTVQENNKKEDPLDFALWKSAKAEEISWESPWGAGRPGWHIECSVMATKYLGDTIDIHAGGQDLTFPHHENEIAQSEAKTGHPFAHYWMHNGFVTMDNEKMSKSIGNVVLVHDIIKQVDPQIVRFFMATTQYRRPISYNETTIEEARANLSKIKTAYDNAMYRLKDAVETETDDQEQLNQFTSFKENFIKEMDDDFNSANGITVVYEMAKAMNIYSERSVVSKVVLEAMLDQFQELVQIFGIAFAATELLDETIEQLIEDRNAARAEKNFQRSDEIRDQLKEEGIILDDTPQGTRWRRG